TTCGCTTTATTAAATCGTCCACATCTTGCTCCAATACACTCCTTGCGGTATCCAGTCCGATTTTCTTGAACTCTTCAATAATCCAGGAATCGATTTCATCCGAAAATTCCGTTAGTTCCACATCCTCTTCGACACCTTCACGGAACACATCTATTTCGTAACCTGTTAATTGTCCTGCCAAACGTATATTGTGGCCGCCCCTACCTATGGCCTTGGATACTTCCTCGGGTTTAAGGTATACTTGGGCCGTTTTTTTCTCATCATCCAGTTTCACGGAAGTGACCCTAGCAGGGCTCAATGCCCTGGTCACCATTAACTGGGAATTGTTGGTCCAGTTGATGACATCTATATTTTCATTTCCCAATTCCCGAACAATACCGTGAATCCGGGACCCCTTCATACCGACACAAGCTCCCACGGGATCTATTCTGTCATCATAGGAATCAACGGCAACTTTTGCTTTCTCCCCTGGTATTCGAACCGCTTTTTTAATGGAGATCAACCCATCAAAAACCTCGGGGATCTCTTGGAAGAACAACTGTTCCAAAAATTTGGGGGAAGTCCTGGACATAATAATGGCAGGCTTGTTCCCTTTAAGTTCCACACTCTCGATTATCCCCCTCACATTGTCCCCTTTCCGGAAGAAATCCGATGGAATTTGTTTGTCTTTGGGCATAATGATTTCATTGCCCTCATCATCCAGCAGAATAATTGCCTTGTGACGAATGTGGTGTACTTCTGCTGTATAGATTTCACCTTCCAAATCCTTGAACTGCTTGTAAATGGTGGTATTGTCATGCTCATGGATTTTGGCAATTAGGTTTTGGCGAAGTGCCAAAATGGAACGCCTTCCCAGGTCCATTAGCTTTACTTCCTCGGACACATCTTCACCAACCTCAAAATCCGGTTCTATTTTGCGGGCCTCACTTAGCGAAATTTCCTCGTTGGGCTCTTCCACTTCGCCGTCTTCCACAACAATCCTGTTCCTCCATATTTCCAAATCCCCTTTATCCGGATTGATGATGATGTCAAAATTATCATCCGAGCCAAACTTCTTTTTTAAGGCGTTCCGGAAGACTTCTTCCAAAATTGCCATTAACGTTACCCTGTCAATAAACTTATCATCCTTAAACTCCGAGAAGGATTCAATAAGCGCCAGATTTTCCATTTTTATCCTGCCATTAAAATTTTAATACAACCTTAGCCCCTTCAATCGCTGAAAAGGCAATTTCCTGTTTTTTTTCAACAGTATGCTTTCCCTTACCTACTGGTTTGGGTTCCCTTGCTTTCCACTCCAAAGTAATGCCGTTGTCATTTACTTCGGTCAATTTTCCTTCTATGCTCCTGCCTTCAGTTTTTACTTCCAAACTGCGGCCCACATTTTTTTTGTACTGTCTTGGAAGAACAAGCGGTGCCGTAGCCCCTGCGGATGTCACTTCCAACGAAAAGTCGGTCTCTTCCCTGTCCAAGTTGTGCTCTATGGCACGACTTATCTCCATACAATCGTTGAGCGAGACACCATTATCCCCATCCAAAACCACTTTTATGATGTTGTCCCCACCAATGGTAAAGTCCAACAAAAAGAGGTCCTGCCGCTTTTCCAAAGCCTTTTTCAATAAGTCCCCAACCTTTTCCGCGAACATAAAATTGAGCAATAAAAGAGGGGACCTGTAGTCCCCTCATGAATACCTCGTATATCACTTGCGTGGTGCAAATATAGGATATTTCTACATTTTGCAAAATTTGTGGGTGTACAAAAAATACCAACACCATCCGCCATTTATCTTTCGGATCCAAATGGGAAGATTGTAAAGGCAATGCTTACCATTAAAATTGGATTTTGGAAGGTCTAAGCGAAAGGATAAATTAGTATTTTCACCATCAAACTAAGAGCCTATTTGGGAATTTATCAAACAGGCTCTAACCTGAAACTATAGCTTCCATGAAAAGAAAAACCGTTTTTACAGGAACAATCGTTGTCCTCTTATTTTCTGCATGTTCTTCGTATTTGACCAGTTCAGAAAATGTGGGCAAAACCAAGAAACCCTACGAAAAGATACTTGTTGTGGGACGGTCAAAGGACAATACCGCTCGAATCAAATTTGAAAACAGTGTGGTTTCCGAATTGAAGGAAGCGGGAGTGAAAGGAACCGCGTCCCATGCGGCCAATAAAATCATTGATTTAAACAGGAAGTATTCCGAGACCGAATTGGCCACTTTAAAGAAAACCCTCATGGCCAATGGTTATGACGGTGTGATCGTTACCAATTTAATCAATACCGAAGAATACACCGATGTTATTCCAGGAAACACATCCACTGCCTATGTTCCAACACGGGCAGGAAGGTTTGGTCGTTATCTGGTCTATTATCCGGTCACAAGATGGGAACCGGACCAGTTGAGAAGCGGTACGAAATATGTTTTTGAGAGTAGTCTTTACCGACTTACGGAAGATTCTGGCGATAACCTCCAATGGATAGGACGTTTTGAGGCCAAAGACCCATCCAACCTAACCAATACCGTGAACAAGTATGCCAAGGATTTAACGAATGCCCTGATAAAAAGCAGCATTTCCACTGACAACTAACGGCAGCCTTTAGGTTTCACCGATCACCTCAAAATAAGTTCCTTTCTTAAGAGGGCAAACCCTTTGATTCCGATCATGGCCAAACCCCTTTTCATCCAGGTGTTCATTGGATCATTAAAGATTTAAGCCGCGGCAACATGGATTCCTTCTTATGCTGCGAGCTTTCCATCTTGGAAAGTATGGTGTTGAGTAAGCTAATGGCCTCATTGATGTAAGGACCCTTGTTGAGCATGACACATTCCGCCTTTAAGGCTGTTGTGGCATCGGTGATTTCTGAACGTGATGGCAGGCCACTTTTGGCCAAGTTTTCCAATACCTGCGTGGCCCAGATAACGGGTACATGGGCAGCTCCACAAATGGATACGATTTCCTGTTGGACCTGACCGATATTTTCCCATCCTGTTTCTATGGCCAAATCACCCCTCGCTATCATCACGCCAACATTTTCCGTTTTCATGGCCTCAAGAAGGATGGGAACCAAATTCTCAAATGCAAATTGGGTTTCAATTTTTAGTATGATTCCCATATACTCGAATGCATTGAGCTTCTTGAGTACATCATAGAGTTCCGTAACATCCTCAGGGCGGTTGACAAAGGAAAAGTTTACGATATCGGCATTTTCGGAAACGAACACAAGATCTTCCCTATCCTTAAGGGTCAGACCTGAGAAGCCCAATTGGGTATCGGGAAAGTTAATGCCCTTCTCCGCTTTAAGCTTGGATCCATTTTCTTTGGCCAACGTAATTTTTACTTTAAAATGAACTTCGTTGACCTCAGTAATAACACCAGCTATTTTGCCATCATCAAAGAATACGCGATCCCCTTCCTCTATATACGCGAATACTTCGGGCAGTTGACAGGATATCATCGCGGGTTGTGTCAATACACCTTCGTCCGAAAACTCGGCAGGAGTCCCCAGGATATCCTCTTTATGAATACGTATTTCGTCATCGACCTTAAGTACCAGGGCGTTTTCCTTTGGTGGGATTTCCCCAACGGTCAATTCCAACATTTCATCGGTAGTCGCATTAAGGACCAAACCAGGTTCAAAGTAAATCGTTTGCATCGTTTCGGCCTCCACATTGGTATTGTTGCAGTTCGTTACCCTAAGTTGTCGGTGTTTTGACCTTGCATCCACCAAGGAAAGTACCTGGCCGATCTGCAATTTTTCCAAATCACCTGACTTCATGGGAAGCATGTTTGGCAATGGCACATATTCCGATTCTGGAACGAGGATTATCGTACCTGGTTCCATTGCCTTACCATAGGCATCCTTTTTCGGTTTACAACGCAATACCTGTGGTCCAGGGACAATCTTACCGGTACGTATCTTGGGTCCGGCCAAATCCATGGCAATTTTCACTTCTTTGTTGAGTTCCTGTGCCGCCCTTTTGATATTGGATATTATTTTTGACCAAACTTCCTGGGAATCATGTGCGCAGTTGATTCTGGCACAATCCATTCCTTTTTCAATCATTTGTTTTACCATTTCGTAGTCATCAGCGGCCTCTCTGGGTTGTGTGACCATAATCCGAACCCTTCTTTCGCTAACGCCCTCGCCCAGTAGGTTTTTAGTGTTTCTCGCCAATATTTTTTTCCCTTTTTTTATGGACCATTGCCCCTTAAGGGCTTCTTTTTCATGTTCCGCAACGGTAAGACCCAAGAGATAGCGAATTGTGAGCACACTCGCTTTGATATGCCCTTCGGCATTGGCAAAACGGGTAAGACCTAAATTTTTAAGGTGTTCTTGCATTTTCCGTACATCAAAACTTCGGAAAGAGCCATAATTGGCAAGGTTTTGGGCGCTTTTTTCATGATAGGGGCTTACATCCCCCAAAGTTTCTTTTAGACGCTCTTCATCTTCATTCATTTTGGCTATGATGGCGTCCAATTGCGCTATAACCCCTAAAACGATTGTCTTTTTTATTTTCATTTCCCTTGTACGATTGCCATTTTTGAACTCCTAGTTATCGCTTTCTGAACCAATACCAACGGAAGTTACGTGATATTCCTTCGCTGATGAACGATATTAACGTTGGTTCGACATAAGAAAATTACGTCATTTTGAGTGTTTTTGCGATAGCAAAAATGTATCGAAAAACCTGCCTGCCCTGCAGCCGGCTCTTAGGTTTGTATTATTAAATCGAAGTATCTTAAAAAAGAAAAGGATGGGTGAACTTTCTTGCCGGCTAGATAAGATCCATTGCCTGTATTAGTCCCATCCTTAACTTTTAGACTGCCCGGAACCAGTTGGAATTTTAGATATCAAGGTCTATTAAGAGTCTTAGTCCCCTGGCAATCATTAACCTAATTCAAATGTACAATGAAAAAAGAATTTATCGGTATTGACGTTTCAAAAAGTACCCTCGATGTATACCTCTATCATGGCAAAGCGCACAAAGTATTTGATAATACCCTCACTGGGTTCTCTAAATTATTAGCCTGGGCGAAAAGACAATTGAAAGAAACTGAACCTGTATTTTGTTTTGAGCACACGGGTATCTATAGCTTAAAACTTTGTGAATTTATGCAACAAAATCAGTTTACCTATTTTGTGATCTCTGGGTTGGAACTCAAGCGGTCTCTGGGTATTAAACGTGGAAAGAATGACAAGGTCGATGCACAAGCTATTGCGCGTTATGCCTTTTTGTTCGAAAAGGAGTTGACCCCCTATCAACTTCCGGCCACATCATTATTAAAGCTGAAGAACTTATTAACTTACCGTGCTAAACTTGTACGGCAAAGAACAGCCCACCTCAACCAAATCACCGAGCAAAAAAAAGTGCTGCAGGTATCCCCGGATGATCCCATACTTGTTTCTGCGCAACAGATCATACAATTTTTGACCAAGGAAATCCTTCAGATCGAAAAACTTATAAGAACTCAGATCCAACAAAATCAAGAAATCACTCGAACCTTTAAGCATATCACCTCTATCAAGGGAGTCGGTTTAATCCTGGCGGTAACACTAATCACCGCAACCGATAACTTTAAAGCGTTTAAAACCTGGAGACAATTTGCTTGTTATGCCGGAATTGCGCCTTTTGAGCATCAATCAGGAACGAGTATAAAAGGCAAAACCAGGATAAGTACCTTGGGAAACCGAACAATAAAAACCTTGCTATCACAAGCAGCAGCTACCGCATTACAGCATGATCCAGAGATAAAAATGTATTACCAGCGGAGGTTGAAAGCCGGTAAATCCAAAATGTCAACAATCAATGTGATACGTAATAAAATAGTAAGCCGAACTTTTGCCGTGGTCAAGCGGGACAAGCCATATGTAAATTTAGCAAAATATGCAGCTTGAAAATTTGGATAAACCTTAGAATACAGGCAGGCAAGTGATTTTCTTGCAAAATCCTAATTTCGATACAATTTTTCTTCACTTTATTACGAAAAACCACTCAATTTGACGGATTTTGGTTGATAACAAATTATGCCGAACTTGAGTTATATTACTATTATATGGCACCTGTCTAGCCGGTCAAAGTAAGTCCAACTATGTGAAATTTACATGAAGTCTTCATAAAAAAACGGTAAAGTCGGCATTTTCAATCCTGGGCAGATGACCAAAATGGAAAAAATGGCCATGTGAAAATTATTTCCCTGCTTTCAAAGGATTGATACCAATTATTTGGATTGGTTAATAAACTTGCCTATAACTACGGCAGTAATGATCACCAGATAAAAATTACCTAACAATCCTATTAAAAGTGTTGCTTTTTGAGCTAGACTGGTGATTGGAATGATGTCCCCGTAACCGATGGTCATTAACGTTATGAAGCTAAAATACATCAACTGTTCCGCCACAAACTCCGGCCGTTCCGGCATTCCCAGGAATGCGCCTTGAAAGGAATTGGGAGTGCTCATTTCTATGCTCATGCATATAAAAAACCCGATAAGACCCAAGGAGATAAATCCACTGACCAATCCAAATATTACATTTTTGTTTACGCGTTTGGCATACCAGACTTGCCTGATTATCTCAAAGGAAACCACCAGGTAGAACAGGAAATAGCCCCCTAAACGAAGAAAGCCCAATTCCTTTGATGCTTTCCCCAACAATATTGAAACAATGAACACAATTGCGCTTAGGCCCAGCACTCCAACACAGAACCACATTAACCTCGGTT
The sequence above is a segment of the Muricauda sp. SCSIO 64092 genome. Coding sequences within it:
- the nusA gene encoding transcription termination factor NusA; the protein is MENLALIESFSEFKDDKFIDRVTLMAILEEVFRNALKKKFGSDDNFDIIINPDKGDLEIWRNRIVVEDGEVEEPNEEISLSEARKIEPDFEVGEDVSEEVKLMDLGRRSILALRQNLIAKIHEHDNTTIYKQFKDLEGEIYTAEVHHIRHKAIILLDDEGNEIIMPKDKQIPSDFFRKGDNVRGIIESVELKGNKPAIIMSRTSPKFLEQLFFQEIPEVFDGLISIKKAVRIPGEKAKVAVDSYDDRIDPVGACVGMKGSRIHGIVRELGNENIDVINWTNNSQLMVTRALSPARVTSVKLDDEKKTAQVYLKPEEVSKAIGRGGHNIRLAGQLTGYEIDVFREGVEEDVELTEFSDEIDSWIIEEFKKIGLDTARSVLEQDVDDLIKRTDLEEETVNEVVRILKAEFED
- the rimP gene encoding ribosome assembly cofactor RimP, whose amino-acid sequence is MFAEKVGDLLKKALEKRQDLFLLDFTIGGDNIIKVVLDGDNGVSLNDCMEISRAIEHNLDREETDFSLEVTSAGATAPLVLPRQYKKNVGRSLEVKTEGRSIEGKLTEVNDNGITLEWKAREPKPVGKGKHTVEKKQEIAFSAIEGAKVVLKF
- a CDS encoding pyruvate kinase — translated: MKIKKTIVLGVIAQLDAIIAKMNEDEERLKETLGDVSPYHEKSAQNLANYGSFRSFDVRKMQEHLKNLGLTRFANAEGHIKASVLTIRYLLGLTVAEHEKEALKGQWSIKKGKKILARNTKNLLGEGVSERRVRIMVTQPREAADDYEMVKQMIEKGMDCARINCAHDSQEVWSKIISNIKRAAQELNKEVKIAMDLAGPKIRTGKIVPGPQVLRCKPKKDAYGKAMEPGTIILVPESEYVPLPNMLPMKSGDLEKLQIGQVLSLVDARSKHRQLRVTNCNNTNVEAETMQTIYFEPGLVLNATTDEMLELTVGEIPPKENALVLKVDDEIRIHKEDILGTPAEFSDEGVLTQPAMISCQLPEVFAYIEEGDRVFFDDGKIAGVITEVNEVHFKVKITLAKENGSKLKAEKGINFPDTQLGFSGLTLKDREDLVFVSENADIVNFSFVNRPEDVTELYDVLKKLNAFEYMGIILKIETQFAFENLVPILLEAMKTENVGVMIARGDLAIETGWENIGQVQQEIVSICGAAHVPVIWATQVLENLAKSGLPSRSEITDATTALKAECVMLNKGPYINEAISLLNTILSKMESSQHKKESMLPRLKSLMIQ
- a CDS encoding IS110 family transposase → MKKEFIGIDVSKSTLDVYLYHGKAHKVFDNTLTGFSKLLAWAKRQLKETEPVFCFEHTGIYSLKLCEFMQQNQFTYFVISGLELKRSLGIKRGKNDKVDAQAIARYAFLFEKELTPYQLPATSLLKLKNLLTYRAKLVRQRTAHLNQITEQKKVLQVSPDDPILVSAQQIIQFLTKEILQIEKLIRTQIQQNQEITRTFKHITSIKGVGLILAVTLITATDNFKAFKTWRQFACYAGIAPFEHQSGTSIKGKTRISTLGNRTIKTLLSQAAATALQHDPEIKMYYQRRLKAGKSKMSTINVIRNKIVSRTFAVVKRDKPYVNLAKYAA
- a CDS encoding potassium channel family protein; its protein translation is MLEKLYHSRFELFLSSQVAILFGSLIMPAALFETVLDPILFLINLLAGILLISKKPRLMWFCVGVLGLSAIVFIVSILLGKASKELGFLRLGGYFLFYLVVSFEIIRQVWYAKRVNKNVIFGLVSGFISLGLIGFFICMSIEMSTPNSFQGAFLGMPERPEFVAEQLMYFSFITLMTIGYGDIIPITSLAQKATLLIGLLGNFYLVIITAVVIGKFINQSK